CATGAAATTTATATTGaagtttgttaaaaaaatgtcTAATCATGTGTCAATCATAATTTGGATAACGAAATTTATGTTGGCTAACAAGGTTGTTTGGACCAGAATTTTTTACATCAAGAGGAATGATTGTTAGGATATTCTTGAAATGAGGAgaacaataatttatttttcactaacagtttatgaaatgattgaaaatggggCTGTATGTGTGCGCGATTGATATAGGAATGCCatgattttgattaaaaatagtgtccttaatttttcttatttaatgttTTGTGTCCTCCCTTCAAACAGCCATATTTCTCCTCATGTGATTCAGACTTTGTAGTTTATCATCTGAACAGGGTGACATTGGAGATGGTCAAGATGTCCTTGTGAGGGTGCACTCGGAATGCCTCACAGGAGACATTTTTGGATCTGCTAGATGCGACTGTGGCAACCAGCTTGCACTCGCGATGCAGAAGATAGAAGCGGCTGGTAGGGGCGTGGTGGCGTACCTCCGAGGGCATGAAGGAAGAGGCATAGGTTTGGGGCACAAACTACGTGCCTATAACCTGCAGGACGATGGGCGTGACACTGTGGAAGCAAATGTGGAGCTTGGATTGCCCGTTGACTCTAGAGAGTACGGATTGGTGCTCAGGTACTTCTTACTTAAGTGAGAAACTACTGTGAGAAATACTGCATAATTTAGCTTCTGAATGTAGTTGGATCATGGTCATTGTCATTATGCTTTATGGAATTGAGaagattaataaactaatatcGTCAATCTGAAATATAAGGTAGTTGAATATCGGTGactgtttcagaaattgaacATAATTTGTAGGGTTACTAGAGGAAGCTGATGACTAAAGCAGAGCTTCAAATTCTCATCTTAAAAAGACGAGATTTGATTAGTCGAAGGACTCACTCTATCATCAAACTTTTCATAGCATTTGACGCCTTTGTATTGGTGCTTAACATATTGAGTAATACTGCAGATGTTGCATGACTTGGGAGTCAGGACAATGAAGCTGATGACGAACAACCCGTCAAAGTTTGTGGGGCTTCAAGGTTATGGCTTGACTATTTCTGGGAGAGTCCCTCTGGTAACTCCAATAACAGAGGAGAACAAGAGATACCTGGAGACGAAACGCTCCAAGATGGGGCACATCTATGGTTCGGAAGTCAAAGCCCGCTTCAGCAATCTCATAGAAAAAAGCAAGCCGAGCAGTGATGTTTCTTCTGATCTGGCTGTGTCTGACTAAAAGGAGCAGCTGAATGTTCGACTGCTAATGACTTATTTCGGGGGACACAAGAACATTCGGATAACTGCTGACCAtgaattctggaaatttatggctattcaaattataattataataaggT
This Eucalyptus grandis isolate ANBG69807.140 chromosome 7, ASM1654582v1, whole genome shotgun sequence DNA region includes the following protein-coding sequences:
- the LOC120295927 gene encoding probable bifunctional riboflavin biosynthesis protein RIBA 1, chloroplastic, producing MVMGDIGDGQDVLVRVHSECLTGDIFGSARCDCGNQLALAMQKIEAAGRGVVAYLRGHEGRGIGLGHKLRAYNLQDDGRDTVEANVELGLPVDSREYGLMLHDLGVRTMKLMTNNPSKFVGLQGYGLTISGRVPLVTPITEENKRYLETKRSKMGHIYGSEVKARFSNLIEKSKPSSDVSSDLAVSD